Proteins encoded together in one Rhinopithecus roxellana isolate Shanxi Qingling chromosome 3, ASM756505v1, whole genome shotgun sequence window:
- the CARD6 gene encoding caspase recruitment domain-containing protein 6: protein MATESTPSEIIERERKKLLEILQHDPDSILDTLTSRRLISEEEYETLENVTDLLKKSRKLLILVQKKGETTCQHFLKCLFSTFPQSAAICGLRHEVLKHENIVPPQSMEASKNSEDAFSPGIKQPETPEITVFFSEKEHLDLETSEFFRDKKTSYRETALSARKNEKEYDTPEVTLSYSVEKVGYEVPATIAYIKDGQRYEELDDSLYLGKEEYLGSVDSPEDAEAIVEEEVYDDPEHVGYDGEEDFENSETTEFSGEEPSYEESETTLSLEEEQEKSIEERKKVFKDILLCLNMDRSRKVLPDFVTQFSLDRGCKWTPESPADLAWNFLMKVQALDVTARDSILRRKVLDEDSKEDLLAGVENLEIRDIQTINPLDVLCAAMLCSDSSLQRQVMSNMYQCQFALPLLLPDAENNKSILMLGAMKDIVKKQSTQFSGGPTGDTEKFLTLMKMPVISFVRLRYCSFSKSRILNTLLSPAQLKSHKIFLHQDLPLLVLPRQISDGLVEITWCFPDSDDRKENPSIFQKPVALANLRGNLESFWTQFGFLMEVSSAVFFFTDCLGEKEWDLLMFLGEAAIERCYFVLSPQARESEEAQIFQKMLNLKPAQLLFWEGGDTGDRRKNMEGLQAALQELMFSSSLRYVSVEDMAALARELGIQVDEDFENTQNIQISSREDMAGTAEGEGQQRCNQLKSSSKSQALMPIQEPGTQCELSQNLQNLCGTPIFRPLLENSWPFPTRIGGNFNHVSLKAPWVMGHPFGSEQRPKWFCPLPFQNARAQGRGKSFGIRSFHPQVFYSGERFMKFSRVARGCHLNGTFGRLPRPICQHVQAFPERPQMMGTLERSGTVVSQVGHSYSPGSQPARAVRKPWPQQACTRGTELTEATGKLIRTSHIGKPHPQSFQPAGATQKLRPASQQGAQMTMQVRASNPAFQIGSYPTSKSSQFKSDQSNPSTVKHSQPKPFHSVPSQPKLSQKKSCQSQPSQTKPSPCKPTQPKPSQPQPPKSKPSQPRPTQPKSSSTNPSQAKAHHSKAGPKRGGKH from the exons ATGGCTACTGAGAGTACTCCCTCAGAGATCATAGAAAGAGAACGAAAAAAGTTGCTTGAAATCCTCCAACATGATCCTGATTCTATCTTAGACACGTTAACTTCTCGGAGGCTGATTTCTGAGGAAGAGTATGAGACTCTGGAGAATGTTACAGATCTCCTGAAGAAGAGTCGGAAGCTGTTAATTTTGGTACAGAAAAAGGGAGAGACGACCTGTCAGCATTTTCTCAAGTGTTTATTTAGTACTTTTCCACAGTCCGCTGCCATTTGCGGCTTAAGGCATG aaGTTTTAAAACATGAGAATATAGTACCTCCTCAATCTATGGAGGCAAGCAAGAATTCAGAAGATGCTTTTTCTCCTGGAATAAAACAGCCTGAGACCCCTGAGATCACAGTGTTCTTCAGTGAGAAGGAACACTTGGATTTGGAAACCTCTGAGTTTTTCAGGGACAAGAAAACTAGTTATAGGGAAACAGCTTTGTCTGCCaggaagaatgagaaggaatATGACACGCCAGAAGTCACATTATCATATTCAGTTGAGAAAGTTGGATATGAAGTTCCAGCAACTATTGCATATATAAAGGATGGCCAGAGATATGAGGAACTAGATGATTCTTTATACTTAGGAAAAGAGGAATATCTAGGATCTGTTGACTCCCCTGAAGATGCAGAAGCCATTGTGGAAGAGGAGGTTTATGATGACCCAGAGCACGTTGGATATGATGGTGAAGAGGACTTTGAGAATTCAGAAACCACAGAGTTCTCTGGTGAAGAACCAAGTTATGAGGAATCAGAAACCACCCTTTCATTGGAGGAGGAACAGGAGAAAAGTATAGAAG aaagaaaaaaggtgttTAAAGACATCCTGTTATGTTTGAACATGGATAGAAGCAGAAAGGTTCTGCCAGATTTTGTTACACAATTCTCCTTAGATCGAGGATGTAAGTGGACCCCGGAGAGTCCAGCAGACTTAGCCTGGAATTTCCTGATGAAAGTTCAGGCACTAGATGTGACGGCTAGGGATTCAATCCTCAGGCGCAAGGTTCTGGATGAAGATAGCAAGGAGGATTTGCTGGCTGGAGTGGAGAATTTGGAAATTCGAGACATACAAACTATTAATCCCCTTGATGTCCTTTGTGCCGCCATGCTGTGTTCAGATAGCTCTTTGCAACGCCAAGTCATGTCAAACATGTATCAGTGCCAGTTTGCTCTTCCCCTGCTACTGCCAGATgcagaaaacaacaaaagtatCTTAATGCTGGGGGCCATGAAGGATATTGTGAAGAAGCAgtcaacacagttttcaggaGGGCCTACAGGGGATACAGAAAAGTTTCTGACTCTCATGAAGATGCCTGTCATCTCTTTTGTGCGTCTAAGATACTGTAGCTTCTCTAAGTCCAGAATCCTCAACACACTTCTCAGCCCTGCCCAGTTGAAATCACACAAAATCTTTCTTCATCAAGATTTGCCTCTTTTGGTGCTTCCCCGGCAAATCTCTGATGGCCTGGTTGAGATAACGTGGTGTTTTCCTGATAGCGATGATAGAAAGGAAAACCCCAGTATTTTCCAAAAGCCTGTTGCTCTGGCTAATCTCCGTGGAAATCTAGAAAGCTTTTGGACTCAGTTTGGTTTTTTGATGGAAGTTTCTTCAGCTGTGTTTTTTTTCACTGACTGTCTAGGTGAGAAGGAATGGGACTTGCTAATGTTTTTAGGAGAAGCTGCCATTGAAAGATGCTACTTTGTTCTCAGTCCCCAAGCCAGGGAGAGTGAAGAGGCTCAAATTTTTCAGAAGATGCTGAACTTGAAGCCGGCACAGCTACTGTTTTGGGAAGGGGGAGATACTGGGGACAGAAGGAAGAACATGGAGGGCCTTCAAGCTGCCCTCCAGGAATTGATGTTCTCTTCTTCCCTCAGATATGTGTCTGTGGAGGACATGGCCGCCCTGGCCAGGGAGCTGGGGATTCAGGTAGATGAAGACTTTGAAAACACTCAGAATATTCAAATTTCCTCAAGAGAAGACATGGCTGGAACAGCTGAAGGTGAGGGTCAGCAAAGATGCAATCAGCTAAAAAGCTCATCTAAAAGCCAAGCTCTAATGCCAATACAAGAGCCTGGGACTCAATGTGAGCTTAGCCAGAACCTTCAGAATCTCTGTGGTACCCCAATATTCAGGCCTCTTCTAGAGAACTCCTGGCCCTTTCCAACCAGAATTGGAGGTAACTTTAACCATGTTTCCTTGAAAGCCCCCTGGGTTATGGGCCATCCCTTTGGGTCAGAGCAGAGACCTAAGTGGTTCTGTCCTTTGCCCTTTCAGAATGCAAGGGCCCAGGGCCGAGGTAAAAGTTTTGGTATTCGATCTTTCCATCCCCAGGTATTTTATTCAGGTGAAAGATTCATGAAATTTTCCAGAGTTGCTCGGGGATGTCACTTGAATGGAACATTTGGGAGACTGCCAAGACCCATTTGTCAGCATGTACAGGCCTTCCCTGAGAGACCACAAATGATGGGAACTCTGGAAAGGTCTGGGACAGTAGTCTCCCAGGTAGGTCACTCCTATTCCCCGGGTTCACAGCCAGCAAGAGCAGTAAGGAAGCCATGGCCTCAGCAAGCTTGTACGAGGGGAACAGAATTAACTGAAGCAACTGGAAAACTGATAAGAACATCCCATATTGGAAAGCCTCATCCTCAGTCCTTTCAACCAGCAGGAGCCACACAAAAACTAAGACCTGCTTCTCAGCAAGGAGCCCAGATGACGATGCAGGTTAGGGCTTCAAATCCAGCTTTCCAAATAGGGTCCTATCCCACATCCAAGAGCTCTCAGTTCAAATCCGATCAGTCCAACCCATCCACAGTCAAACACTCCCAGCCTAAACCCTTCCATTCTGTGCCCTCTCAACCTAAACTCTCTCAGAAAAAATCCTGTCAGTCCCAGCCCTCCCAAACTAAACCTTCTCCATGCAAACCCACTCAACCTAAGCCaagccagccccagcctcccaagtctaAGCCTTCTCAGCCCAGACCCACTCAACCTAAGTCATCCTCAACCAATCCTTCACAAGCTAAGGCACACCACTCAAAAGCAGGGCCAAAGAGGGGAGGGAAGCATTAA